A region of Jonquetella anthropi DSM 22815 DNA encodes the following proteins:
- the purB gene encoding adenylosuccinate lyase, producing MIPRYETPEMSSIWSLENQYRSWLRVELAACRAWAKQGLLPPEDLKTIEEKSGFDVARVLEIEAEVHHDVIAFVSCVAERIGPAGRFVHLGLTSSDVVDTASSLRLREALDVIDQALLKLLEAVWKLAQAHKYTPEVGRSHGVHAEPITFGLKVLTWYSQLLRDRRRLAFAREEISVGKISGAVGTYAHCPPVIEERVCAELGLTPDPVSTQIVQRDRHCTVMFALSQLGATMERIATELRHLQRTEVLEATEPFKKGQKGSSAMPHKKNPILSERICGMARLLRAFVLTSEENVALWHERDISHSSNERIIWPDGFHLCHYMLKTLTGVLNGLNVFPERMERNLKLTGGLVYSQRVLLELVERFGIRREDAYKAVQRNAMAVWEGEGHFLDLLASDELLAGRISRDELAELFTDDYYFRYVDEIFGRFAAPESLPAAGRLC from the coding sequence ATGATTCCACGGTATGAAACGCCGGAAATGTCGTCCATCTGGTCGCTGGAGAACCAATATCGCAGCTGGCTCCGCGTTGAGCTGGCAGCCTGTCGGGCTTGGGCAAAGCAGGGGCTTCTGCCGCCCGAGGACCTGAAAACCATCGAGGAGAAAAGCGGCTTTGACGTGGCGCGGGTTCTGGAGATTGAGGCGGAGGTCCATCACGACGTGATCGCGTTCGTGTCGTGCGTTGCCGAGAGAATCGGTCCGGCCGGCCGTTTCGTCCATCTGGGACTCACCAGCAGCGACGTGGTGGACACCGCGTCGTCGCTTCGGCTTCGCGAGGCGCTGGACGTGATCGACCAAGCGTTGCTGAAGTTGTTGGAAGCGGTATGGAAACTGGCTCAGGCTCACAAGTACACGCCCGAGGTGGGGCGAAGCCACGGGGTTCACGCCGAGCCCATCACCTTCGGCCTGAAAGTCCTCACCTGGTACTCCCAGCTGCTTCGGGACAGGCGGCGGCTGGCCTTTGCCAGGGAAGAAATTTCCGTGGGCAAGATATCCGGCGCCGTGGGGACGTACGCCCATTGTCCGCCGGTCATCGAAGAGCGGGTCTGCGCCGAGCTGGGACTGACCCCCGATCCGGTGTCGACTCAGATCGTCCAGCGAGATCGGCACTGCACCGTGATGTTCGCGTTGTCTCAGCTGGGGGCGACCATGGAGCGGATCGCCACAGAGCTGCGTCACCTGCAGCGCACCGAGGTTCTTGAGGCGACAGAGCCGTTTAAAAAGGGGCAGAAAGGTTCGTCGGCTATGCCTCACAAGAAAAATCCCATCCTGTCGGAGCGGATCTGCGGCATGGCCCGGCTGCTTCGGGCGTTCGTCCTGACGTCAGAAGAGAACGTCGCCCTGTGGCACGAACGGGATATCAGCCACTCATCCAACGAGCGGATTATCTGGCCGGACGGCTTCCACCTGTGCCACTACATGCTGAAAACTCTGACCGGCGTGCTGAACGGACTGAACGTTTTCCCAGAGCGGATGGAGCGTAACCTCAAACTCACCGGCGGCTTGGTTTACAGCCAGCGGGTGCTTCTTGAGCTGGTCGAGCGGTTCGGGATTCGGCGGGAGGACGCCTACAAAGCGGTTCAGCGCAACGCCATGGCCGTTTGGGAGGGGGAGGGGCACTTCCTTGACCTGCTGGCTTCCGACGAGCTGCTGGCCGGGCGTATCAGCCGGGACGAACTGGCCGAGCTCTTTACGGACGACTATTACTTTAGGTACGTGGACGAAATTTTCGGCCGGTTCGCCGCGCCGGAAAGCCTTCCCGCCGCGGGACGGCTCTGCTGA
- the glpX gene encoding class II fructose-bisphosphatase, which yields MESLFGVGNGSAPDRNLALEFCRGTEAAAMLAGRWMGRGDKNAADGAAVSAMRYMLNTVDMDGIVVIGEGEKDEAPMLFNGEKLGTGKGVPIDIAVDPIDGTRLTAMGLSGAISVVAGAPRGTMFNPKSVFYMDKLVTGPEAKDAIDITVGPAENVRRVAEAKHKAVGDVTVVVLDRPRHEKLIEEIRSVGARIKLIPDGDIGGALLTCKTERGADLLMGIGGTPEAVITACAVKALGGAMECRLWAKNEGQLASALKDGFDMDRIIRLDDLVSSDDVFFAATGITDGDFLSGVRYDGARIVTSSLVMRSKSGTVRFLTAEHQPRKLDMLSGMKYTASSR from the coding sequence ATGGAAAGCCTTTTTGGGGTTGGAAACGGTTCTGCGCCGGATAGAAACTTAGCACTTGAGTTTTGCCGCGGGACGGAAGCGGCTGCCATGTTGGCTGGCCGCTGGATGGGCCGGGGCGACAAGAACGCCGCCGACGGCGCGGCCGTTTCGGCCATGCGGTACATGCTGAACACAGTCGATATGGACGGCATAGTCGTCATCGGCGAAGGCGAAAAGGACGAGGCACCGATGCTGTTCAACGGCGAGAAGCTCGGCACGGGCAAGGGCGTACCGATTGACATCGCCGTTGACCCGATCGACGGCACCCGTCTGACGGCCATGGGGCTCAGCGGCGCTATCAGCGTGGTTGCCGGGGCTCCGAGAGGGACGATGTTCAACCCGAAAAGCGTTTTCTACATGGACAAACTGGTGACTGGCCCCGAGGCCAAGGACGCCATCGACATCACCGTCGGCCCGGCTGAGAACGTGCGCCGCGTGGCCGAAGCCAAGCACAAAGCGGTCGGCGACGTGACCGTCGTAGTTTTGGACCGTCCGCGGCACGAGAAACTCATCGAAGAAATCCGGTCCGTCGGCGCGCGAATCAAGCTGATTCCGGACGGCGACATCGGCGGAGCGCTTCTGACCTGCAAGACCGAGCGCGGCGCCGACCTGCTCATGGGAATTGGCGGCACGCCGGAAGCCGTCATTACCGCCTGCGCGGTCAAGGCGCTGGGCGGTGCCATGGAGTGCCGCCTCTGGGCGAAGAACGAAGGGCAGCTTGCGTCGGCCCTCAAGGACGGCTTTGATATGGATCGGATCATCAGGCTGGACGACTTGGTGTCGAGCGACGACGTGTTTTTTGCCGCCACGGGCATTACCGACGGCGACTTTTTGTCCGGCGTCCGCTATGACGGCGCGAGAATCGTCACCAGCTCGCTGGTCATGAGGTCAAAGAGCGGCACGGTTCGCTTTCTGACAGCCGAGCACCAGCCGCGGAAGCTGGACATGCTCTCCGGCATGAAGTACACAGCGTCAAGTAGGTAG
- a CDS encoding DNA polymerase III subunit delta' yields the protein MALRELEASVRWQKLAELIRGGRVPQALWLLASEGLAERAAEDYARRVLCLEGTNCGRCPSCRCWDGSTHPDWIVQQDAAKAMTIDECRQGALALGLAPVAAPYRLLTVWRADELLPPAANSLLKITEEPPPRGRLCFVSSTPNLSDTLHSRAWMLSLQGQDVSEPAEPPSSDAQWAEWLVQSAAKAAEEWQRETAGWAAWCQARGDLRRASVLSQISQTARNAHLSSSQWADLLVLIMREDYPCEYVFDDLRQASIFRPSRRGR from the coding sequence ATGGCCCTTCGGGAGCTTGAGGCAAGCGTCAGGTGGCAAAAGCTGGCCGAGCTGATCAGGGGCGGACGGGTTCCTCAGGCCCTGTGGCTTTTGGCGTCCGAGGGCCTAGCCGAACGGGCCGCCGAGGACTATGCCCGACGGGTCCTTTGCCTTGAAGGGACGAACTGCGGCCGCTGTCCCAGCTGTCGGTGCTGGGACGGGAGTACTCACCCGGACTGGATCGTCCAGCAGGATGCCGCCAAAGCCATGACGATTGACGAATGCCGCCAAGGGGCTCTGGCTCTCGGGTTGGCTCCGGTGGCGGCTCCGTATCGGCTGTTGACGGTCTGGCGGGCCGATGAGCTGCTCCCGCCGGCGGCAAACAGCCTGCTGAAAATAACCGAGGAACCGCCGCCCCGCGGGCGGCTGTGTTTTGTTTCTTCCACGCCGAATTTGTCGGACACCTTGCACAGTCGGGCCTGGATGTTATCATTACAGGGACAGGACGTATCCGAGCCTGCTGAGCCGCCGTCAAGCGACGCCCAGTGGGCCGAGTGGCTTGTCCAGTCGGCAGCGAAGGCGGCTGAGGAATGGCAGCGGGAAACGGCCGGCTGGGCGGCTTGGTGTCAGGCCCGAGGGGACCTGCGCCGCGCGTCCGTGTTGTCTCAGATATCCCAGACGGCTCGAAACGCCCATCTGTCGTCATCCCAGTGGGCCGATCTGCTGGTTCTCATCATGAGGGAGGATTACCCGTGTGAATACGTTTTTGACGATTTACGGCAAGCCTCGATTTTTAGGCCGTCTCGTCGTGGAAGATGA
- the prfB gene encoding peptide chain release factor 2 (programmed frameshift), producing MGTLPITTILEGLRSQRADLQDSLDPEGLRRQADELRLRSSDPAFWSTGDAKEVSSQLSRLESSLEHWDHLERMFSDLETMAELLEIDDDPELAAEFDAKSGEYSREVEHRQMDLLLSEAYDSRDAIVTIHAGSGGLDSQDWAEMLYRMYLRWCEENGYKTRLLDLQQDEEAGLKSVTFTVSGSCAYGYLKSETGVHRLVRISPFDTNKRRHTSFSGVVVSPQLPDDVEVAIRDEDLRIDTYRSSGAGGQHVNMTDSAVRITHLPTGIVVSCQNERSQHMNKATAMQVLRSKLYDLQVQNRRQELDDLAGEKKESSWGHQIRSYVLQPYTLVKDHRTGEETGNVAAVLDGDLDRFILAYLRWRK from the exons ATGGGAACTTTGCCAATCACGACGATTTTGGAGGGACTGCGTTCGCAGCGTGCGGACTTGCAGGACAGCCTT GACCCGGAAGGGCTTAGAAGACAGGCAGATGAGCTGAGGCTTCGGAGTTCCGATCCGGCGTTCTGGTCGACCGGCGACGCGAAGGAAGTTTCGTCCCAGCTGTCGAGGCTCGAGAGCTCGCTGGAACACTGGGATCATCTGGAGCGGATGTTTTCGGACCTAGAGACGATGGCCGAGCTTTTGGAAATTGACGACGACCCGGAGCTGGCGGCCGAGTTTGACGCGAAAAGCGGCGAGTACTCGCGGGAAGTTGAACACCGGCAGATGGACCTGCTTCTGTCCGAAGCCTACGACAGCCGGGACGCGATCGTGACGATTCACGCCGGCTCGGGCGGGCTGGACTCCCAGGACTGGGCGGAGATGCTGTACCGCATGTACCTTCGCTGGTGCGAGGAAAACGGCTACAAGACCCGCCTGCTGGACCTGCAGCAGGACGAAGAAGCGGGGCTCAAGAGCGTCACGTTCACCGTGTCCGGGTCCTGCGCTTACGGGTACCTGAAGTCCGAGACGGGGGTGCACCGGCTGGTGCGAATTTCCCCGTTTGACACCAACAAGCGGCGGCACACGAGCTTTTCAGGCGTCGTCGTCTCTCCTCAGCTGCCCGACGACGTCGAGGTGGCCATTCGGGACGAGGACCTGAGAATTGACACCTATCGCTCCAGCGGGGCCGGCGGGCAGCACGTCAACATGACCGACTCGGCTGTTCGGATAACCCACCTGCCCACGGGAATCGTCGTGAGCTGTCAGAACGAACGGTCCCAGCACATGAACAAGGCCACGGCCATGCAGGTGCTGCGCTCCAAGCTGTACGACCTTCAGGTCCAAAACCGCCGGCAGGAGCTGGACGACTTGGCAGGCGAGAAGAAAGAGAGCAGCTGGGGACACCAGATTCGGTCGTATGTCCTTCAGCCCTACACGCTTGTCAAGGACCATCGGACCGGCGAGGAGACGGGCAACGTGGCAGCCGTCTTGGATGGGGATCTGGACCGGTTTATTCTGGCGTACCTGCGCTGGCGAAAATAG
- the tmk gene encoding dTMP kinase, producing MFITLEGIDGCGKSTQAALLANLLAERRDVVRTREPGGWPEGGALRELLLHGGLCGSWTEVLLFVADRCEHASKVILPALRRGETVICERYNDSTLAYQCWGRGLDREKVEALIDWCGLPQPEVTLWFDLPVELALSRRASRGGCDRFEAQELAFHRRIAQGFAELSRETGRIVRIDGAQSEADVTEQMVNALRQRGVQF from the coding sequence ATGTTTATCACCCTTGAAGGAATAGACGGCTGCGGGAAATCCACTCAGGCCGCCCTGCTGGCGAATCTGCTGGCCGAGCGGAGAGACGTTGTGCGCACCCGTGAGCCCGGCGGCTGGCCCGAAGGCGGGGCGCTGCGCGAGCTGCTGCTTCACGGCGGCCTTTGCGGCAGCTGGACCGAAGTTCTGCTGTTCGTGGCCGATCGGTGCGAACACGCCTCGAAAGTCATCCTGCCGGCGCTCCGCCGAGGGGAGACGGTCATCTGTGAGCGGTACAACGACTCAACTCTCGCGTATCAGTGCTGGGGGCGAGGACTTGATCGGGAGAAGGTCGAGGCCCTGATCGACTGGTGCGGCCTTCCTCAGCCCGAAGTGACGCTTTGGTTCGACCTGCCGGTGGAGCTGGCTCTAAGTCGTCGGGCGAGCCGAGGCGGCTGCGACCGTTTTGAGGCGCAGGAGCTGGCGTTTCACCGACGGATCGCCCAAGGGTTTGCCGAGTTGTCCCGCGAGACTGGGCGAATCGTCAGGATCGACGGCGCTCAGAGCGAAGCCGACGTGACCGAGCAAATGGTTAACGCCCTTCGGCAGAGGGGCGTTCAGTTCTGA
- a CDS encoding aminopeptidase 1, translated as MGEEKKKDLMKGWARYDGSEKLEPRAKGLMDFVGRCKTEREVVRYLEEKAKSLGAAALEEGAPASPGSALYMNWKGRAFALVRVGRLPVSLGLNFIISHADAPRVDVKQRPLYEKDNIAMFDCHYYGGIKKYQWTNVPLALHGEIHRHGETLPVVVGEDAADPVFIFPDLEPHIDRNMNDRKASETVDAENLDAIVAHRPNDGEISAALSAVLKDRFGLDDSSFASADLALVPAGPAREVGFDRGLVGAYGLDDRICACATLEAWQAMTETPDRTAVLMVMDKEEIGSQSIGGAEGAFVEQLALELLHAAKEPADSLSLRRCLSKSVALSADVTSGRNPLYDSYYVRDQQALMGNGVGIIKFSGSGGKVSANEARGEIAAEFIEILDRRNIPWQCGSFGRIDKAGGGTLARYLAQKGIDTVDCGPALLSMHSPFELASKADYAALCDAYLAFFQEMTAPK; from the coding sequence ATGGGAGAAGAGAAAAAGAAAGATCTGATGAAAGGCTGGGCCCGCTACGACGGCTCGGAGAAACTCGAACCTCGGGCTAAGGGGCTGATGGACTTCGTGGGCCGGTGCAAGACCGAGCGGGAAGTCGTCAGGTATTTGGAGGAAAAGGCAAAGTCGCTGGGCGCTGCCGCCTTGGAAGAGGGCGCCCCCGCCAGCCCCGGCTCCGCGCTGTACATGAACTGGAAGGGCCGGGCCTTCGCTTTGGTCCGCGTCGGCCGTCTTCCGGTCAGCTTGGGGCTCAACTTTATTATCTCACACGCCGACGCGCCGCGGGTGGACGTCAAACAGCGGCCGCTGTACGAAAAGGACAACATCGCCATGTTCGACTGCCACTATTACGGCGGAATCAAGAAGTACCAGTGGACCAACGTGCCTCTGGCCCTGCACGGTGAAATTCACCGCCACGGGGAAACGCTTCCCGTCGTCGTCGGCGAGGACGCTGCGGACCCGGTTTTCATTTTCCCCGACCTGGAGCCCCACATCGATCGGAACATGAACGACCGTAAGGCGTCTGAGACGGTTGACGCGGAAAATTTGGACGCCATCGTGGCGCACCGGCCGAACGACGGCGAGATCTCAGCCGCCCTGTCGGCAGTCCTCAAAGACCGGTTTGGCCTTGACGACAGCTCGTTCGCTTCCGCCGACTTAGCGCTCGTTCCCGCCGGGCCGGCCCGGGAAGTGGGATTTGACCGGGGGCTGGTTGGCGCCTACGGCTTGGACGACCGAATCTGCGCCTGCGCCACCCTCGAAGCCTGGCAGGCCATGACCGAAACGCCCGATCGGACCGCCGTCCTGATGGTGATGGACAAAGAGGAGATCGGCAGCCAGAGCATCGGCGGCGCCGAAGGCGCGTTCGTCGAACAGCTGGCGCTGGAGCTGCTCCACGCGGCTAAAGAGCCGGCCGACAGCCTGTCGCTCCGCCGCTGTCTCAGCAAGAGCGTCGCGCTGAGCGCCGACGTCACGTCGGGCCGCAACCCGCTGTACGACAGCTACTACGTGAGAGATCAGCAGGCTCTGATGGGGAACGGCGTGGGCATCATCAAGTTCTCCGGCTCCGGCGGCAAGGTATCGGCCAACGAGGCGCGTGGCGAGATCGCCGCTGAGTTTATCGAAATTCTTGACCGCCGGAATATCCCATGGCAGTGCGGCAGCTTCGGCCGGATCGACAAGGCAGGCGGCGGCACGCTGGCCCGGTACTTGGCCCAAAAGGGAATCGACACGGTCGACTGCGGCCCGGCGCTGCTTTCCATGCACTCGCCGTTTGAGCTGGCCAGCAAGGCGGACTACGCCGCGCTGTGCGACGCCTACCTGGCGTTCTTCCAAGAGATGACCGCCCCCAAATAA
- the ftsY gene encoding signal recognition particle-docking protein FtsY, whose translation MVFGGFFDRLSDVRRRWSGSLTRLFTRSDITPQFWDDLEETLIVGDAGVDTAEELVASLKETGRREGIKRADELLEAFARLLVARLSAADGTGQPLRLASGLNVCVMVGVNGSGKTTTAGKLACQFVKAGHKVMMAASDTFRAGASEQLQVWGERCGVRVVAQKPGSDPASVAFDGITAAQAAGARLLIVDTAGRLQSRQNLMAELGKIWRVVERAVGKDHVETLIVLDAMIGQNAFVQADLFGQVAPLTGAVLAKYDNTAKGGVVLSITEKLGVPVRYVGVGEGVADLALFEPESFVRGLLGLAGEKE comes from the coding sequence GTGGTTTTTGGAGGATTTTTTGACCGGCTCAGCGACGTGAGACGGCGTTGGAGCGGGTCACTGACCCGTCTTTTCACCCGCAGCGACATCACGCCCCAGTTTTGGGATGATTTGGAAGAAACTCTCATCGTGGGCGACGCGGGCGTCGATACCGCAGAGGAGCTGGTAGCCAGCCTGAAGGAAACGGGCCGGCGGGAGGGCATCAAACGGGCTGATGAGCTTTTAGAGGCGTTTGCCCGCCTTCTGGTAGCCCGCCTTTCTGCCGCCGACGGGACAGGTCAGCCGCTGCGGCTGGCCAGCGGTTTGAACGTCTGCGTCATGGTGGGGGTCAACGGCAGCGGCAAGACGACGACTGCTGGGAAACTGGCCTGTCAGTTCGTCAAGGCCGGTCACAAAGTGATGATGGCCGCGTCAGACACGTTCCGCGCCGGAGCGAGCGAACAGCTTCAAGTCTGGGGAGAAAGGTGCGGCGTCAGAGTGGTGGCCCAGAAGCCCGGAAGCGATCCCGCGTCCGTGGCGTTCGACGGGATTACCGCCGCTCAGGCCGCCGGCGCTCGGCTTCTCATCGTCGACACGGCCGGGCGGCTCCAGTCTCGGCAGAACCTGATGGCTGAGCTGGGCAAAATCTGGCGTGTCGTCGAGCGGGCAGTCGGGAAGGACCACGTGGAAACGCTCATCGTCCTTGACGCGATGATCGGCCAGAACGCGTTCGTCCAAGCCGACCTGTTCGGTCAGGTCGCACCGCTGACCGGCGCAGTTCTGGCAAAATACGACAACACCGCCAAAGGCGGCGTCGTCCTGTCGATCACCGAGAAGTTGGGCGTCCCGGTCAGGTACGTCGGGGTGGGCGAAGGGGTGGCCGATCTGGCGCTCTTCGAGCCGGAGTCTTTTGTTCGCGGGCTGTTGGGTTTAGCGGGAGAAAAAGAGTAA
- a CDS encoding stage 0 sporulation family protein, which translates to MNTFLTIYGKPRFLGRLVVEDDVSLVRQSPVFIETPRGTEIGTVVGPLSESQAEAYRQQAESGEKGTSDSQLHEVSFLGIPTVEQMAEQEELRREEESALVTSRRLLEGHQLEMKLVDVEYLTERKKLYLYFTSEGRIDFRAYVRDLAREFRTRIELRQIGARDEAKVAGGLGPCGRPCCCSYWLHTFMPIGIRMVKEQNLSLNPTKISGLCGRLMCCMSYEQSTYHEVWSHLPAPGSKVKNAEATYVLSSIDVARLTCQIKGPTGFFSIPVKIFPDFKAAVQSGQVWDNEAHGLDVDGKALESQPSRCCGCSCPLKVGAAPEQSCGEPESAPLKKPEPSQFKEDDPRRASDRRRRKPLGGSSDSQPEQKAAGNRRPDGGARSGVSVGGMQTPSGGSQRRRRPRPRPAGKPAGEGR; encoded by the coding sequence GTGAATACGTTTTTGACGATTTACGGCAAGCCTCGATTTTTAGGCCGTCTCGTCGTGGAAGATGACGTCTCTCTAGTCAGGCAGTCGCCGGTTTTCATCGAGACGCCCAGGGGAACGGAAATAGGCACCGTCGTAGGGCCGCTGTCGGAAAGCCAGGCGGAAGCCTACCGCCAACAGGCCGAAAGCGGCGAAAAGGGCACGAGCGACAGTCAGCTTCACGAAGTGAGCTTTTTAGGCATACCAACAGTCGAGCAGATGGCCGAACAGGAAGAACTCCGCCGGGAAGAGGAAAGCGCTCTCGTCACGTCCCGCAGGCTCTTAGAAGGTCACCAGCTGGAAATGAAGCTGGTGGACGTGGAGTACCTGACCGAACGAAAAAAACTGTACCTGTACTTTACGTCCGAAGGCCGGATCGACTTTCGGGCGTACGTCCGCGACTTGGCCCGGGAGTTCCGCACCCGGATAGAGCTTCGGCAGATCGGCGCCCGTGACGAGGCAAAAGTGGCCGGAGGGCTTGGCCCCTGCGGTCGGCCTTGTTGCTGCAGCTACTGGCTTCATACCTTTATGCCCATCGGCATCCGCATGGTGAAAGAGCAGAACCTGAGCCTGAACCCGACGAAGATCTCCGGCCTGTGCGGCCGGCTCATGTGCTGCATGTCCTACGAGCAGAGCACGTATCACGAAGTTTGGAGTCACCTGCCCGCGCCGGGCAGCAAGGTGAAAAACGCCGAAGCCACGTACGTGCTTTCAAGCATCGACGTGGCCCGGCTGACGTGCCAAATAAAAGGCCCGACGGGCTTTTTCTCAATACCTGTCAAGATCTTCCCCGACTTTAAGGCCGCCGTTCAGTCCGGCCAAGTTTGGGACAACGAAGCTCACGGCTTGGACGTCGACGGCAAAGCCCTCGAAAGCCAGCCCTCTCGGTGCTGCGGCTGCAGCTGCCCGCTCAAGGTCGGGGCCGCGCCTGAGCAAAGTTGCGGCGAGCCGGAATCTGCGCCCCTGAAAAAGCCCGAGCCGTCGCAGTTCAAAGAAGATGACCCAAGAAGAGCTTCGGACCGCCGGCGCCGTAAGCCGTTGGGAGGAAGCTCAGACAGTCAGCCGGAACAAAAGGCAGCAGGAAACCGCCGGCCTGACGGAGGGGCTCGCTCTGGCGTGAGCGTCGGGGGAATGCAGACGCCCTCAGGCGGCTCTCAGCGCCGCCGTCGGCCAAGACCTCGTCCAGCCGGCAAGCCGGCTGGGGAAGGGCGGTAA
- a CDS encoding SpoIVB peptidase S55 domain-containing protein, which produces MTLLRKIAAVLAAVLCLTLSAAAWASPFIPDEPIIKVSQLKRGMKGYAKTAVPGNKIVSFPVEVLDVVTSPTRPRHLVLLRASGDVIKKLGGIAAGMSGSPVYFGGKLAGAIGYNWSFSDHDLTEMTPIEEMMSVFDYPESDMAGPLGKKPLAGPLTVSGLSSRALQRLSSRLGVSVQAGLSGSEVKGAATNVRLRPGDPISVLLAWGDVDVEETGTVSAVSRDGRFLAFGHEVKNFGAVRLPVSTAKIHHIIPSMDVPFKLASPGQLIGTATQDRIEGVGGWFGRFSPAMSVSIRLKDKSQNLNVFRRFQMAPIPALLPTLLPDVLAGVIDSELNRVGPGTAKITLSLNGKNFYPGWKWDDVIADSQSMSDLLASRVTALVDAVSQNPFSDLHPLGVTLDVDVTPETNVLYLEKVEVKPETAAPGERVTVSVTMRPRRGKPTVKKFDFVVPEDWEGSCTVLARGGQLDNEAADSGSEGSSRPSSLKEFLADLTDAERSCEVIVSLEGDETPSDKSAQEIRRTKMSEGTMRVFRSEYSVDGSLSVPLVIGPKGK; this is translated from the coding sequence ATGACTTTGTTGAGAAAAATCGCTGCAGTTCTGGCCGCCGTCCTGTGCTTGACCCTGTCGGCTGCGGCTTGGGCTTCTCCGTTTATCCCGGACGAGCCGATCATTAAAGTTTCCCAGCTCAAGCGGGGAATGAAGGGGTACGCCAAGACCGCTGTCCCGGGAAACAAGATCGTCTCGTTTCCAGTGGAAGTTTTGGACGTGGTGACGTCGCCGACCCGGCCCCGTCATCTTGTCCTGCTGCGGGCCAGCGGCGACGTCATTAAAAAGCTGGGCGGCATCGCGGCGGGCATGAGTGGCTCGCCGGTGTATTTCGGCGGCAAGCTGGCCGGCGCGATCGGATATAACTGGTCGTTCAGCGACCACGATCTGACCGAGATGACGCCCATCGAAGAGATGATGAGCGTTTTCGATTATCCTGAGTCCGATATGGCCGGCCCCTTGGGGAAAAAGCCCTTGGCCGGGCCTCTGACGGTTTCGGGGCTGAGCTCCCGCGCCCTGCAGAGGTTAAGCTCCCGGCTCGGCGTGTCGGTTCAGGCCGGCCTGTCGGGATCTGAGGTGAAGGGCGCGGCGACGAACGTTCGCCTGCGTCCTGGGGACCCGATCAGCGTCCTGTTGGCGTGGGGCGACGTGGACGTGGAAGAGACTGGCACCGTTTCGGCGGTGAGCCGGGATGGACGTTTTCTGGCGTTCGGCCACGAGGTGAAGAACTTCGGGGCGGTTCGGCTGCCGGTCAGCACGGCGAAGATTCACCATATTATCCCCAGCATGGACGTGCCGTTCAAGCTCGCGTCCCCAGGGCAGCTGATCGGGACGGCGACGCAGGACCGTATTGAGGGCGTCGGCGGGTGGTTTGGCCGTTTTTCACCGGCGATGTCTGTTTCAATTCGATTGAAAGACAAGAGCCAAAACCTGAACGTTTTCCGCCGCTTTCAGATGGCACCGATTCCGGCCCTTTTGCCGACTCTACTGCCCGACGTGCTGGCTGGCGTGATCGACTCGGAGCTGAACCGGGTTGGGCCGGGGACGGCCAAGATCACCCTGTCGTTGAATGGCAAGAATTTCTATCCCGGCTGGAAATGGGACGACGTGATCGCCGACTCCCAGAGCATGTCGGATCTTCTGGCGTCCAGAGTGACGGCGTTGGTGGACGCTGTGAGCCAGAACCCGTTTTCAGACCTGCACCCGCTGGGGGTAACTCTTGACGTGGACGTGACGCCGGAGACGAACGTCCTGTACTTGGAAAAGGTCGAGGTGAAGCCCGAAACGGCAGCTCCAGGCGAACGGGTGACCGTGTCTGTAACCATGCGACCTCGGCGCGGCAAGCCGACGGTGAAGAAGTTTGACTTCGTCGTGCCGGAAGACTGGGAAGGCTCCTGCACTGTTCTGGCTCGAGGCGGCCAGCTGGACAACGAAGCCGCCGACTCCGGCAGCGAGGGAAGCAGCCGGCCGTCGTCCCTGAAGGAATTTCTGGCCGACCTGACCGACGCCGAGCGGTCATGCGAGGTCATCGTTTCGCTGGAAGGCGACGAGACGCCCAGCGACAAGTCGGCTCAGGAGATCCGCCGCACGAAGATGAGCGAGGGAACCATGCGGGTCTTTCGTTCCGAGTACAGCGTGGACGGGTCACTCTCTGTTCCGCTAGTTATTGGGCCAAAGGGCAAATAA